The Vicia villosa cultivar HV-30 ecotype Madison, WI linkage group LG1, Vvil1.0, whole genome shotgun sequence genome includes a region encoding these proteins:
- the LOC131643387 gene encoding vacuolar-sorting receptor 1-like: protein MKLQSSSLALFLYLGFLLLSLTPSCTAKFLVEKNSLRVTSPESIKGTYDSAIGNFGIPQYGGSMAGNVVFPKDNQKGCKEFDESGISFKSKAGALPTFVLLDRGSCFFALKVWNAQKAGASAVLVADDIEEKLITMDTPEEDGSSAKYIENITIPSALIEKSFGKKLKSAISNGDMVNVNLDWREAVPHPDDRVEYELWTNSNDECGVKCDMLMEFVKDFKGAAQILEKGGFTQFTPHYITWYCPQAFTLSKQCKSQCINHGRYCAPDPEQDFSTGYDGKDVVVENLRQLCVYKVANETQKPWVWWDYVTDFQIRCPMKEKKYNKKCADAVIESLGLDIKKIEKCMGDPDADSENTVLKEEQDAQIGKGSRGDVTILPTLVVNSRQYRGKLEKGAVMKAICSGFEETTEPAVCLSSEVETNECLDNNGGCWRDKGANITACKDTFRGRVCECPLVDGVQFKGDGYTTCEASGPGRCKINNGGCWHDARNGHAFSACSDNGVVKCECPAGFKGDGVKDCTDIDECKEKKACQCPECSCKNTWGSYNCTCSGDLLYIRDHDTCISKTSSQEGKSAWAAFLVIITGLVLAAAGAYLVYKYRIRSYMDSEIRAIMAQYMPLDSQSEVVNHVNDDRA from the exons ATGAAGCTTCAGAGCTCATCTCTGGCTTTATTTTTATATCTAGGGTTTCTCTTACTATCGTTGACGCCGTCGTGCACGGCCAAATTCCTGGTGGAGAAGAACAGCTTGCGTGTGACGTCGCCGGAGTCTATCAAGGGAACATACGATAGTGCGATTGGCAACTTCGGGATTCCTCAATACGGTGGTAGTATGGCCGGGAACGTTGTGTTCCCGAAGGATAATCAGAAAGGGTGTAAGGAGTTTGATGAGTCGGGGATTTCGTTCAAATCGAAAGCTGGTGCTCTTCCAACGTTCGTTTTGCTCGATCGAGGAA GTTGCTTTTTTGCTTTGAAGGTGTGGAATGCTCAGAAGGCTGGAGCTTCTGCTGTTCTTGTTGCGGATGATATTGAGGAGAAACTAATAACCATGGACACTCCTGAAGAGGATGGATCATCTGCAAAATATATAGAGAACATAACAATACCTTCGGCTCTCATAGAGAAAAGTTTTGGTAAGAAATTAAAGAGTGCCATAAGTAATGGGGATATGGTGAATGTAAATCTTGATTGGAGGGAGGCCGTCCCCCACCCAGATGACCGTGTGGAGTATGAGCTGTGGACCAACAGCAATGATGAGTGTGGAGTTAAATGTGATATGTTGATGGAATTTGTGAAGGATTTTAAGGGTGCGGCACAAATATTGGAGAAAGGTGGCTTTACTCAGTTTACCCCCCATTATATAACTTGGTACTGTCCTCAGGCATTCACGTTAAGTAAGCAGTGCAAGTCTCAGTGCATTAACCATGGAAGATATTGTGCACCAGATCCTGAGCAAGATTTTAGCACTGGTTATGATGGGAAAGACGTGGTTGTTGAAAATTTGAGGCAGTTATGTGTTTACAAGGTGGCAAATGAAACCCAAAAGCCTTGGGTGTGGTGGGACTATGTCACTGATTTTCAAATTAGGTGCCCAATGAAGGAGAAAAAATACAACAAGAAATGTGCTGATGCTGTCATTGAGTCACTTG GTCTTGATATTAAAAAGATTGAAAAGTGCATGGGAGATCCAGATGCCGATTCTGAGAATACTGTTTTGAAAGAAGAGCAAGATGCCCAA ATTGGGAAGGGATCACGAGGTGATGTTACCATATTGCCTACTCTAGTTGTCAACAGCCGTCAGTATCGAG GAAAATTGGAGAAAGGTGCTGTTATGAAAGCTATTTGTTCAGGTTTTGAAGAAACTACTGAACCAGCTGTTTGTTTGAGCAGTG AGGTGGAGACAAACGAGTGCTTGGATAACAATGGTGGTTGTTGGCGGGATAAAGGAGCTAACATAACTGCATGCAAG GATACTTTCCGCGGGCGAGTATGTGAATGCCCTTTGGTAGATGGTGTGCAGTTCAAAGGAGATGGTTATACGACTTGCGAAG CTAGTGGACCTGGACGGTGCAAGATAAACAATGGAGGTTGTTGGCATGATGCCCGGAACGGACATGCATTTTCTGCTTGTTCG GATAATGGAGTGGTTAAATGCGAGTGTCCTGCAGGGTTTAAAGGTGATGGTGTTAAAGATTGTACAG ACATTGATGAATGTAAAGAGAAGAAAGCTTGTCAGTGCCCTGAATGTAGCTGCAAGAATACCTGGGGGAGCTATAACTGCACTTGCAGTGGGGATCTTCTGTATATCAGGGACCATGATACCTGCATAA GTAAAACTTCTAGCCAGGAAGGAAAGTCTGCTTGGGCTGCATTTTTGGTCATTATAACCGGCTTAGTTCTGGCCGCTGCAGGGGCATACCTTGTCTACAAATATAGAATAAGG TCATATATGGATTCTGAAATAAGGGCCATCATGGCACAGTATATGCCCTTGGACAGTCAATCAGAAGTTGTAAATCATGTCAACGATGATAGAGCATGA
- the LOC131643388 gene encoding transcription factor bHLH84-like — MDPCEQSCEEWSSLSGFYTAEEADFMGQLLDNCQVPQHDYPNFNFEVPSTLWPGHDSTIVSMNNSDHFPQNVDNSNINFLSFLHGSDTISDANGGYNCFNDDQVANIGYISMLNGDFGAYSVQRNDSAQITENNTDEEFCQEVIGDKNFQAHMECEELLVSESVEDGVNINMEKSGKRSRSSMKVQKNKKNIKPRKKSKSISNTEEDESPDLQEQNLSSEEDDFNASQRLNEEGSSIVNRNYSTSMKLKGKSRCDRGSSTDPQGVYAKKRRERINERLKILQSLVPNGTKVDISTMLEEAVQYVKFLQVQIKLLSSDDHWMYAPIAYNGMNIGLNLNITPTKFSDI; from the exons ATGGATCCTTGTGAGCAAAGTTGTGAAGAATGGAGTTCACTTAGTGGATTTTACACAGCTGAGGAAGCTGATTTTATGGGCCAGTTACTTGATAACTGTCAAGTCCCTCAGCATGATTATCCAAATTTCAATTTTGAAGTTCCATCTACATTATGGCCTGGACATGACTCCACAATAGTGAGCATGAATAACAGTGACCATTTTCCTCAAAATGTTGATAATAGTAACAtcaattttttgagttttttacatGGAAGTGACACAATTTCTGATGCAAATGGTGGTTACAACTGTTTCAATGACGATCAAGTAGCAAACATTGGATACATATCGATGCTGAATGGTGATTTCGGCGCTTATAGTGTTCAAAGGAATGATAGTGCGCAGATAACTGAAAACAACACTGATGAAGAGTTTTGTCAAGAGGTTATTGGTGACAAGAATTTTCAGGCTCACATGGAATGTGAAGAGTTACTGGTTTCTGAATCAGTGGAAGATGGTGTTAACATCAACATGGAGAAGTCAGGAAAAAGATCTAGGAGCTCAATGAAG GTAcaaaagaataagaaaaatatCAAACCTAGAAAGAAGTCAAAGTCTATAAGCAACACTGAAGAGGATGAAAGTCCTGATCTTCAGGAGCAGAATTTGAGCTCAGAGGAGGATGACTTCAATGCTTCTCAGAGGCTAAATGAAGAAGGGTCTTCAATCGTAAACCGGAACTATTCCACATCTATGAAGTtaaaaggaaaatcaagatgTGACAGAGGTTCTTCCACTGATCCACAAGGTGTCTATGCAAAA aaaagaagagaaagaataaaTGAAAGGTTGAAAATTCTACAAAGCCTAGTCCCCAATGGAACCAAG GTTGATATCAGTACCATGCTTGAGGAAGCTGTGCAATATGTGAAGTTTTTGCAGGTCCAAATTAAG CTTCTTAGCTCTGATGATCACTGGATGTATGCTCCCATTGCTTACAATGGAATGAACATTGGATTAAACCTCAACATTACACCAACCAAATTTTCAGATATTTAG